A section of the Schistosoma haematobium chromosome ZW, whole genome shotgun sequence genome encodes:
- the CLPTM1_1 gene encoding Cleft lip and palate transmembrane protein 1 like protein (EggNog:ENOG410V5KZ~COG:L) — protein sequence MPDTTPAEAMPTVSETGTPAVQQQAQPNKWGMLKAFAFRLLTAYFVLNLFRRPSPNQMDPSKTVIPATNLYQSGSMMDLFVYLSEDPTFHSFNNSNALFWYEPNITYGDWNGGPGGDGSYSKISEIQCSQFPNLMSNGSLYIHVYFVKPGFSPDPNTGNNYSLKYTVYKSKMLTRYKRRRLSRTTNLITGHTDSHPDLVADSSTPSDVQYLPPITHWHPNLTINLVDDHSPWVKGSVPVPLDQFIEFYSPTNEYYPVVYLNDYWNLNEDYKPVNETTPILPIHITLAPLSLFKWQLYAAQTAKKTWFNQLMATSMLPSENENDEEQDTIKKALIETNPLLLAVTVVVSIVHSVFELLAFKNDIQFWKTRESLEGLSVRSVFFNVFQSFIVVLYVLDNDTNFVIKLSVVFGLLIEIWKIKKVLSFRLDYDSLVFNVFPRVHVDYQSSYVESDTKKYDQMAFRYLSWILFPLLAAYCGYSLIYEEHRGWYSWILSVSYGFLLTFGFIMMTPQLFINYKMKSVAHLPWRMLTYKALNTFIDDLFAFVIRMPTLYRIGCLRDDVIFFIYLYQRWIYPMDPNRINEFGVSKEMLDAHIKCEPRQSDIDSETTPALSSTSSDPNPTLSDSDDQSDVTSSVRKRKSGSLKK from the exons ATGCCTGACACTACTCCTGCAGAG GCCATGCCAACTGTCAGTGAGACAGGAACACCTGCTGTTCAACAACAAGCTCAACCGAACAAATGGGGGATGTTGAAGGCATTTGCTTTCCGTCTGCTCACAGCATACTTTGTCCTCAACTTGTTTCGTCGTCCATCACCTAACCAAATGGATCCGAGCAAAACAGTTATCCCAGCTACAAATCTTTATCAGTCGGGTTCTATGATGGATTTATTTGTCTATTTAAGTGAAGATCCAACATTTCATTCCTTTAATAACTCGAATGCTTTATTTTGGTATGAACCCAATATTACGTATGGGGATTGGAATGGCGGGCCAGGCGGAGATGGTTCATATTCAAAGATCAGTGAAATTCAATGCAGTCAG tttCCCAACCTTATGTCCAATGGTTCAttgtatatacatgtatattttgTTAAACCTGGTTTCTCACCAGATCCGAATACGGGCAATAACTATTCACTGAAGTATACTGTATATAAATCGAAAA TGTTGACGCGTTACAAACGTCGTCGTTTATCCCGTACCACAAATCTGATCACAGGTCATACTGATTCCCATCCAGATTTGGTAGCTGACTCTTCGACACCATCTGATGTACAATATTTACCTCCAATCACTCATTGGCATCCAAATTTAACTATTAACTTAGTCGATGACCATTCTCCATGGGTAAAAGGTTCTGTTCCAGTTCCTTTAGATCAAT TTATCGAGTTCTATTCACCGACCAATGAATATTATCCTGTTGTTTATCTGAATGATTATTGGAAtttaaatgaagattataaaccAGTGAATGAAACTACGCCAATACTACCAATTCATATTACTTTAGCACCTTTATCTCTATTTAAATGGCAGTTGTACGCTGCACAGACAGCTAAGAAAACTTGGTTCAACCAGTTGATGGCCACTTCTATGTTACCGTcagaaaatgaaaatgatgagGAACAAGATACAATAAAG AAAGCACTGATCGAAACAAATCCTTTGCTTTTAGCTGTAACAGTTGTCGTATCGATTGTCCATAGCGTTTTTGAATTGTTAGCATTTAAAAATG ATATACAGTTTTGGAAAACAAGAGAATCACTGGAAGGTCTCTCAGTTCGCTCTGTGTTTTTCAATGTCTTCCAGTCATTCATTGTTGTGCTGTACGTACTTGATAACGATACCAATTTTGTTATAAAACTATCAGTTGTTTTTGGACTGCTAATTGAGATCTGGAAAATCAAGAAAGTCCTTTCTTTCAGA TTGGATTATGATTCGTTGGTATTCAATGTATTTCCACGTGTTCATGTGGATTACCAATCATCATATGTAGAAAGTGATACGAAAAAATATGATCAG ATGGCTTTCCGATATTTATCGTGGATTTTATTCCCATTGTTAGCAGCTTATTGTGGATATTCATTAATATATGAAGAGCATCGTGGTTGGTATTCGTGGATACTTTCTGTCTCTTACGGTTTCCTGTTGACATTCG GTTTCATCATGATGACCCCACAATTGTTTatcaattataaaatgaaatctgTTGCTCATCTTCCCTGGAGAATGTTAACATACAAAGCACTGAATACATTTATTGATGATTTATTTGCGTTTGTTATCCGCATGCCTACTCTGTATCGAATTGGATGTCTACGTGACG ACGTGATATTTTTCATCTACTTATATCAACGTTGGATATATCCAATGGATCCCAATCGTATTAATGAATTTGGAGTCAGTAAGGAGATGCTCGACGCTCATATCAAATGTGAACCGAGGCAGTCCGACATCGATAGCGAAACAACGCCTGCTTTATCTTCCACTTCTTCGGATCCAAATCCAACCCTTTCCGATTCTGATGATCAGAGTGACGTTACATCGTCTGTGCGTAAACGAAAATCAGGTTCACTCAAGAAGTGA
- the CLPTM1_1 gene encoding Cleft lip and palate transmembrane protein 1 like protein, variant 2 (EggNog:ENOG410V5KZ~COG:L) — MPDTTPAEAMPTVSETGTPAVQQQAQPNKWGMLKAFAFRLLTAYFVLNLFRRPSPNQMDPSKTVIPATNLYQSGSMMDLFVYLSEDPTFHSFNNSNALFWYEPNITYGDWNGGPGGDGSYSKISEIQCSQFPNLMSNGSLYIHVYFVKPGFSPDPNTGNNYSLKYTVYKSKMLTRYKRRRLSRTTNLITGHTDSHPDLVADSSTPSDVQYLPPITHWHPNLTINLVDDHSPWVKGSVPVPLDQFIEFYSPTNEYYPVVYLNDYWNLNEDYKPVNETTPILPIHITLAPLSLFKWQLYAAQTAKKTWFNQLMATSMLPSENENDEEQDTIKKALIETNPLLLAVTVVVSIVHSVFELLAFKNDIQFWKTRESLEGLSVRSVFFNVFQSFIVVLYVLDNDTNFVIKLSVVFGLLIEIWKIKKVLSFRLDYDSLVFNVFPRVHVDYQSSYVESDTKKYDQMAFRYLSWILFPLLAAYCGYSLIYEEHRGWYSWILSVSYGFLLTFGFIMMTPQLFINYKMKSVAHLPWRMLTYKALNTFIDDLFAFVIRMPTLYRIGCLRDGKTQFLRICFLA, encoded by the exons ATGCCTGACACTACTCCTGCAGAG GCCATGCCAACTGTCAGTGAGACAGGAACACCTGCTGTTCAACAACAAGCTCAACCGAACAAATGGGGGATGTTGAAGGCATTTGCTTTCCGTCTGCTCACAGCATACTTTGTCCTCAACTTGTTTCGTCGTCCATCACCTAACCAAATGGATCCGAGCAAAACAGTTATCCCAGCTACAAATCTTTATCAGTCGGGTTCTATGATGGATTTATTTGTCTATTTAAGTGAAGATCCAACATTTCATTCCTTTAATAACTCGAATGCTTTATTTTGGTATGAACCCAATATTACGTATGGGGATTGGAATGGCGGGCCAGGCGGAGATGGTTCATATTCAAAGATCAGTGAAATTCAATGCAGTCAG tttCCCAACCTTATGTCCAATGGTTCAttgtatatacatgtatattttgTTAAACCTGGTTTCTCACCAGATCCGAATACGGGCAATAACTATTCACTGAAGTATACTGTATATAAATCGAAAA TGTTGACGCGTTACAAACGTCGTCGTTTATCCCGTACCACAAATCTGATCACAGGTCATACTGATTCCCATCCAGATTTGGTAGCTGACTCTTCGACACCATCTGATGTACAATATTTACCTCCAATCACTCATTGGCATCCAAATTTAACTATTAACTTAGTCGATGACCATTCTCCATGGGTAAAAGGTTCTGTTCCAGTTCCTTTAGATCAAT TTATCGAGTTCTATTCACCGACCAATGAATATTATCCTGTTGTTTATCTGAATGATTATTGGAAtttaaatgaagattataaaccAGTGAATGAAACTACGCCAATACTACCAATTCATATTACTTTAGCACCTTTATCTCTATTTAAATGGCAGTTGTACGCTGCACAGACAGCTAAGAAAACTTGGTTCAACCAGTTGATGGCCACTTCTATGTTACCGTcagaaaatgaaaatgatgagGAACAAGATACAATAAAG AAAGCACTGATCGAAACAAATCCTTTGCTTTTAGCTGTAACAGTTGTCGTATCGATTGTCCATAGCGTTTTTGAATTGTTAGCATTTAAAAATG ATATACAGTTTTGGAAAACAAGAGAATCACTGGAAGGTCTCTCAGTTCGCTCTGTGTTTTTCAATGTCTTCCAGTCATTCATTGTTGTGCTGTACGTACTTGATAACGATACCAATTTTGTTATAAAACTATCAGTTGTTTTTGGACTGCTAATTGAGATCTGGAAAATCAAGAAAGTCCTTTCTTTCAGA TTGGATTATGATTCGTTGGTATTCAATGTATTTCCACGTGTTCATGTGGATTACCAATCATCATATGTAGAAAGTGATACGAAAAAATATGATCAG ATGGCTTTCCGATATTTATCGTGGATTTTATTCCCATTGTTAGCAGCTTATTGTGGATATTCATTAATATATGAAGAGCATCGTGGTTGGTATTCGTGGATACTTTCTGTCTCTTACGGTTTCCTGTTGACATTCG GTTTCATCATGATGACCCCACAATTGTTTatcaattataaaatgaaatctgTTGCTCATCTTCCCTGGAGAATGTTAACATACAAAGCACTGAATACATTTATTGATGATTTATTTGCGTTTGTTATCCGCATGCCTACTCTGTATCGAATTGGATGTCTACGTGACGGTAAGACTCAATTTTTAAGAATATGTTTTTTAGCTTAG